From Catenulispora sp. EB89, a single genomic window includes:
- the dapB gene encoding 4-hydroxy-tetrahydrodipicolinate reductase — protein sequence MIRICFSGVTGWTASAVVAAIEDSADLVLVSGVSRSAAGKSLAEAAGCAAAGRVYASVAEALAAEPVDVVIDYTSAAAVKQNAFEAVRAGVHVVIGSSGLTAEDYAELDAAARDREVGVIAAGNFSVMAAVLRKAAALAAEHLDRWEIIDYASAGKPDVPSGTARELAETLGAIRRPVPAVPLDELRGPVEARGADVDGTRIHSVRLPSYVVSTEIIFGGAGERLVMQHDAGPDPAPYVAGTLLAVRHVGDAVGVRRGLDSLLFES from the coding sequence ATGATCAGGATCTGCTTCTCCGGCGTCACCGGCTGGACCGCGTCGGCCGTCGTCGCGGCGATCGAGGACTCGGCCGATCTCGTCCTCGTCTCGGGTGTGTCCCGGTCGGCGGCGGGGAAGTCGCTGGCGGAGGCGGCCGGATGCGCGGCGGCGGGGCGGGTGTATGCGTCCGTGGCCGAGGCGTTGGCGGCCGAGCCGGTTGATGTCGTGATCGACTACACCAGCGCGGCGGCCGTGAAGCAGAACGCGTTCGAGGCCGTGCGCGCCGGCGTGCACGTCGTGATCGGCTCGTCCGGCCTCACCGCCGAGGACTATGCCGAGCTCGACGCGGCGGCGCGGGATCGTGAGGTCGGGGTGATCGCCGCCGGGAACTTCTCGGTGATGGCCGCGGTGCTGCGCAAGGCCGCGGCGCTCGCCGCGGAGCACCTGGACCGTTGGGAGATTATCGATTACGCCAGTGCTGGCAAGCCCGACGTGCCGAGCGGGACGGCCCGCGAGTTGGCCGAGACGCTGGGGGCGATCCGGCGTCCGGTGCCCGCGGTTCCGCTCGACGAGTTGCGGGGTCCGGTCGAGGCGCGTGGTGCGGACGTCGACGGCACTCGCATCCATTCGGTGCGGCTGCCGAGCTACGTCGTCAGTACCGAGATCATCTTCGGCGGTGCCGGCGAGCGGCTGGTCATGCAGCACGACGCGGGTCCCGATCCCGCGCCCTACGTGGCCGGCACGCTGCTCGCCGTGCGCCATGTCGGGGACGCGGTCGGCGTGCGGCGCGGGCTGGACTCGTTGCTGTTCGAGAGCTGA
- a CDS encoding ribonuclease Z, which yields MMRELVILGTASQVPTRYRAHNAYFLRFDEQGFLFDPGEGTQRQMQFAGLSVTDVTRLCVTHFHGDHALGLPGVLQRMSLDDVPHEVVCHFPGEHEEYFERLRFATPHHARAKIATRPSTGARTYALDGGLTLTVAPLDHGIPCQGYRIDEADGIRMLPQKLNAAGIKGPDIARLRAEGRLGDVRLEDVSIPKPGQSFAFLMDTRRCPGAEQLAAGVDLLVIEATFLDSEESLAGQFGHLTARQAARLAADAGVRELVLTHFSQRYPIDTAPARYLAEAAEEFDGPIHIAEDLMRIPFPKRVEAKDS from the coding sequence ATGATGCGCGAGCTCGTCATCCTCGGCACCGCCTCGCAGGTGCCGACGCGCTACCGCGCCCACAACGCCTACTTCCTCCGCTTCGACGAGCAGGGCTTCCTCTTCGACCCCGGCGAGGGCACGCAGCGCCAGATGCAGTTCGCCGGCCTGTCGGTCACCGACGTCACCCGGCTGTGCGTCACCCACTTCCACGGCGACCACGCCCTCGGCCTGCCCGGCGTCCTGCAGCGCATGTCCCTGGACGACGTCCCGCACGAAGTGGTCTGCCACTTCCCCGGCGAGCACGAGGAGTACTTCGAACGCCTCCGCTTCGCCACCCCGCACCACGCCCGCGCGAAGATCGCGACGCGGCCGAGCACCGGCGCGCGCACCTACGCTCTCGACGGCGGCCTGACCCTCACCGTCGCACCGCTCGACCACGGCATCCCCTGCCAGGGCTACCGCATCGACGAGGCCGACGGCATCAGGATGCTGCCGCAGAAGCTGAACGCGGCCGGGATCAAGGGCCCGGACATCGCACGCCTGCGCGCCGAAGGCCGCCTCGGGGACGTCCGGCTGGAGGACGTCAGCATCCCCAAACCCGGCCAGAGCTTCGCCTTCCTGATGGACACCCGCCGCTGCCCCGGTGCCGAGCAGTTGGCGGCCGGGGTGGACCTGCTGGTGATCGAAGCGACGTTCCTCGACTCCGAAGAATCCCTCGCCGGCCAGTTCGGCCACCTCACGGCCCGCCAGGCCGCACGCCTGGCGGCCGACGCCGGCGTCCGCGAACTCGTCCTCACGCACTTCTCGCAGCGCTACCCGATCGACACCGCCCCGGCGCGCTACCTGGCCGAGGCCGCCGAGGAGTTCGACGGCCCGATCCACATCGCCGAGGACCTGATGCGGATCCCGTTCCCGAAGCGTGTGGAGGCCAAGGACTCCTGA
- a CDS encoding family 2B encapsulin nanocompartment shell protein, which yields MPTTDSTPQDLVPQDIVQESQLSLSTAAARNLATTTKTVPQMQGITSRWLLRKLPWVQVSGGTYRVNRRLSHAVGRGRVAFDQAGEDIRVLPPTLTELPILRGLDDDALLAELASRFAQRPFAAGEQLAEAGQPVTEILVVGHGKVAKVGTGKYGETTVIGSFAGGDHLGDEAVAGGVVDSVPWGYGARATTSGVLLALPLSAFQELLDRSETLRAQLASHATRRAKPVNKKGEAEISLAAGHEGEADLPGTFVDYELQPREYQLSVAQTVLRIHSRVADLYNDPMNQTEQQLRLTVEALKERQESELLNNPEFGLLHNAANEQRIHTHSGPPTPDDMDELLSMRRSTKFFLAHPKAIAAFGRECTKRGVYPTSGNVDGNRVFAWRDVPIYPCSKIPITDGHTTSILAMRTGQDEQGVVGLHQTGLPDEFEPSLNVRFMGIDDKAIISYLVSAYYSAAILVPDALGVLENVELDRPRG from the coding sequence ATGCCGACCACGGATTCCACGCCCCAGGACCTCGTCCCGCAGGACATCGTCCAGGAAAGCCAGCTCAGCCTCAGCACGGCCGCCGCCCGGAACCTGGCGACGACCACCAAGACCGTTCCGCAGATGCAGGGCATCACCTCGCGGTGGCTGCTCCGCAAGCTGCCCTGGGTGCAGGTCTCCGGCGGCACCTACCGGGTGAACCGCCGGCTGTCGCACGCGGTGGGGCGCGGCCGCGTCGCCTTCGACCAGGCCGGCGAGGACATCAGGGTCCTGCCCCCGACGCTGACCGAGCTGCCGATCCTGCGCGGCCTGGACGACGACGCGCTGCTGGCCGAACTGGCGAGCCGGTTCGCGCAGCGCCCGTTCGCCGCCGGCGAGCAACTGGCCGAGGCCGGGCAGCCGGTGACCGAGATCCTGGTGGTCGGGCACGGCAAGGTCGCCAAGGTCGGCACCGGCAAGTACGGCGAGACCACGGTCATCGGCTCGTTCGCGGGCGGCGACCACCTGGGCGACGAGGCCGTGGCCGGCGGCGTCGTGGACTCGGTGCCCTGGGGCTACGGGGCCCGCGCCACCACCTCCGGCGTGCTGCTCGCGCTGCCGCTGAGCGCCTTCCAGGAGCTGCTGGACCGCTCGGAGACGCTGCGCGCGCAGCTCGCCTCGCACGCGACGCGCCGGGCCAAGCCGGTGAACAAGAAGGGCGAGGCGGAGATCTCGCTGGCCGCCGGCCACGAGGGCGAGGCCGACCTGCCGGGCACGTTCGTGGACTACGAGCTGCAGCCGCGCGAGTACCAGCTCTCGGTGGCGCAGACGGTGCTGCGGATCCACTCCCGCGTCGCAGACCTCTACAACGACCCGATGAACCAGACCGAGCAGCAGCTGCGGCTGACCGTCGAGGCGCTGAAGGAGCGGCAGGAGAGCGAGCTGCTGAACAACCCGGAGTTCGGGCTGCTGCACAACGCCGCCAACGAGCAGCGGATCCACACCCACAGCGGCCCGCCGACCCCGGACGACATGGACGAGCTGCTGTCGATGCGCCGCTCCACGAAGTTCTTCCTGGCGCACCCCAAGGCCATCGCCGCCTTCGGTCGCGAGTGCACCAAGCGCGGCGTGTACCCGACGTCGGGGAACGTCGACGGCAACCGCGTGTTCGCCTGGCGCGACGTCCCGATCTACCCGTGCTCCAAGATCCCGATCACCGACGGCCACACCACCTCGATCCTGGCCATGCGCACCGGCCAGGACGAGCAGGGCGTGGTCGGCCTGCACCAGACCGGCCTGCCGGACGAGTTCGAGCCGAGCCTGAACGTCCGCTTCATGGGCATCGACGACAAGGCGATCATCTCCTACCTCGTCAGCGCCTACTACTCGGCCGCGATCCTGGTCCCGGACGCGCTCGGCGTGCTCGAGAACGTCGAGCTCGACCGCCCGCGCGGCTAG
- a CDS encoding TetR/AcrR family transcriptional regulator produces MSEPSRPELPLAGEPPRERADAARNRALVLQAAWRLYTHGGVEALTTDAVAQEAGVGKGTVYRRFRDKSGLVAALLDDREKELQLAMISGPAPLGPDAATQTERRVAFVLAYLDYLQAHLDLLLASETAAPGARYRLGVYQFWKTHLTMLFTEDRDPEFRAYTILALLDAGLVSHLLADGWRWDRIRAGVEQEARR; encoded by the coding sequence ATGTCCGAACCGTCCAGGCCCGAACTCCCCCTCGCCGGCGAGCCGCCCCGGGAGCGCGCCGACGCCGCCCGCAACCGGGCCCTGGTGCTCCAGGCCGCCTGGCGGCTCTACACGCACGGCGGCGTCGAGGCGCTGACCACCGACGCGGTGGCGCAGGAGGCCGGCGTCGGCAAGGGCACCGTCTACCGCCGTTTCCGGGACAAGAGCGGGCTCGTCGCCGCCCTGCTGGACGACCGGGAGAAGGAACTCCAGCTCGCGATGATCAGCGGCCCCGCGCCTCTCGGGCCGGACGCCGCCACGCAGACCGAGCGCCGCGTCGCCTTCGTGCTGGCGTACCTGGACTACCTGCAGGCCCACCTGGATCTTCTGCTCGCCTCCGAGACCGCCGCGCCCGGCGCCCGCTATCGCCTGGGCGTCTACCAGTTCTGGAAGACCCACCTGACCATGCTCTTCACCGAGGACCGCGATCCGGAGTTCCGCGCCTACACGATCCTGGCGCTCCTCGACGCGGGCCTGGTCAGCCATCTGCTCGCGGACGGCTGGCGGTGGGACCGGATCCGCGCCGGCGTCGAACAGGAGGCCCGCCGATGA
- a CDS encoding YciI family protein, with amino-acid sequence MTEYLIAFNEEWVPDFTVEELQEKATAVRALVAEMKAAGVFVFTGGLDDAAPVFSVDASSGTPLFTDGPYVESKEYLGGFAVVDVPDEEAARLWAGKIAVACGWPQEVRRFRVPKN; translated from the coding sequence ATGACCGAGTACCTCATCGCCTTCAACGAGGAGTGGGTACCCGACTTCACGGTCGAGGAGCTGCAAGAGAAGGCCACGGCGGTCCGGGCGTTGGTGGCGGAGATGAAGGCCGCCGGCGTCTTCGTCTTCACCGGCGGCCTGGACGACGCCGCCCCGGTGTTCAGCGTCGACGCGTCGAGCGGCACGCCGCTGTTCACCGACGGCCCCTACGTCGAGTCCAAGGAGTACCTCGGCGGCTTCGCCGTCGTGGACGTGCCCGACGAGGAGGCGGCGCGGCTGTGGGCCGGAAAGATCGCGGTGGCCTGCGGCTGGCCGCAGGAGGTGCGACGGTTCCGGGTCCCCAAGAACTGA
- a CDS encoding rhodanese-like domain-containing protein, translated as MTTLITRDELKAAIDSGSVTVLDALAGAYWEQQHLPGAIPLHADHVEEVYAELLPDRDALIVTYCSNPACQNSQAVAGKLEGLGYTNVRKYREGIEDWAAAGLPLESGELRVSGS; from the coding sequence ATGACCACCCTCATCACCCGCGACGAGCTGAAGGCCGCGATAGACAGCGGCTCGGTCACCGTCCTCGACGCCCTCGCCGGCGCCTACTGGGAGCAGCAACACCTGCCCGGCGCCATCCCCCTGCACGCCGACCACGTGGAGGAGGTGTACGCGGAGCTGCTGCCGGACCGGGACGCGCTGATCGTGACGTACTGCTCGAACCCGGCGTGCCAGAACAGCCAGGCGGTGGCTGGGAAGTTGGAGGGGCTGGGGTACACGAACGTGCGGAAGTACCGGGAGGGGATCGAGGACTGGGCCGCTGCCGGGCTGCCGCTGGAGTCGGGGGAGCTGCGGGTTTCAGGGAGCTGA